Sequence from the Malaciobacter pacificus genome:
GTAAAAATTACAAAAGAGGAGATAGAAGATCCTCACGCACACAATTATTAGGATTATAAAATGGAATATTTAAGTTCAATTATTTGGCTATGTACATGGCCACTTGTTATTTATATCTCTTATAGATTAATTTTAAGAAATATAAAGAAGATATGATGATTACACTAATGAAAAGAAGTTTTATTTATTTCTTTTTTTTAATGATTTTAATAAATTTAGGCCAAAACCTATATACACACTATATTTTAAAGGATAAAAAAAATGATTACATTTCCAGTAAAAACAAATAAAGAGAATGCTGCGGTATCACCGCTTTTTGGAAAGGCAAAATATTTTGCTTTTTATGATGGTGAAAATTTAACAATAGAAGAGAATACATTTAAACATGGTGCACCGCTTATTGATTGGTTTTTAAATAAAGGTGTTAATGATATTGTAATAAAAGAGATGGGAATAAATCCATATAAAAAAATAAAAGCTACAAGTATGAATATCTATCATGCTGGAGATGATAGAGTAACTACAAATGAGCTTATTGAAAAATATAAGAATAATGAACTTGTAGTTCTAGATGAAGAAAAAATGAAACTTATAATTAAAAAACATGAAAGTTCACATACTCATGGGCATAGTCACAATCATTAGAATTAATTATCAAAGTATTATAAGTAAATCTAATGATAATTTAAGTTTTATTTTATGCTTAGTGATGTATACTTCCATCAATTAAAGGAAAAATATTATCGTTTGATAATATTTATTTAGTATAGAAAGGATATAAAATGGCTTGCGATACAGGAGCAAAACCAATTGAAACAAAAGAAGTTTCAACAAATGAAGAAAATATAAATATAGAAAAAAAGGAAGAAAAAATGAGTTCAAGTTTAGTATTAAGAAAAGCACCAGAGTTTAAAATGGAAGCATATGATTCAAAAACAGGACACTATACAGAAGTAAATAGTGAAGATTTCAAAGGTAAATGGCATGTTGTTTGTTTTTACCCAGCAGACTTTACTTTTGTTTGTCCAACAGAGATTGCAGCAATGAATGCAAAATATGATGAGTTCCAAGAATTAGGTGTAGAAATTACAGCAGTATCTACTGATACAAAATTCTCTCATAAAAGATTTGTAGAGACTGAGCCATTATTAGCAGGATTAAAACTTACAATCGGTGCAGATACTACAGGTGTAGTTTCAAGAGCATTTGGTGTAATGATTGAAGAAGAAGGAGTTGCATTAAGAGGAAGATTCTTAATTAACCCAGAAGGAACAGTAGTAGCTCAAGAAGTACAAGCTCCAATGGTAGGAAGAAATGTAAATGAATTCCTAAGACAAGTAAGAGCTTGGCAACATGCAGAAAAAACTGGTGAAGTTTGTCCAGCAGGATGGGTTCCAGGTAAGAAAACACTTCCAGTTAATACTGATGTTGAGCAAATGACTGGTAGAGTAGGTGATTATATTACTGTTGAAGAGATTATGTCTTAATAGTATATAAAAGTAAAAAGGCTTAGTATTTACTAAGCCTTTTTTTATTCCAATAAATTTGATACTTGCGGTCATGTCCCTATTTAGTTACTAACTTTCATGACCATAACTGTGAGATTTAGACTTATTTAAAAAAGCTACATATTATTTATTTAGGGAAAACTCCAAATATTACAGTTTGTTGAACTTTTTGCAGCCACTTGTAAATAAACCCTTCTTTACTACTAATATAGTGAAGTTTTATGAATATTGAAGGAGTGCAAAATAGCCATTTAAATTTGTCAATTCAATCATTAACATAAGGGTCTATAACAATTACTCTTAAATTTTATATTTTAATGAAAACTATGCGCACATAATTTAGTCTTAGTTATTTAAATATTTCAATCTAAAAAGATGTTTTCATATAACACAATTTGTTTTGTTTTGTATATTCATTATAGAGTCAGCTTGAATCAATATATGATTAAACCCATTTATTTTCAAATCTATCTTCATCTTATTTGTAATAGATTCTATCTCTTGTAATGTTATACTATCATCATCTAATACTATATGAAAAGAAATAAAACTGTATTTTGAACTTGGGTTACTAATATGTAAATCATGATACTCAACTATTCTGGTATCTTTTTTTATAATTTTTTCGAGTTCATGTTCGCTAATATCTGATGTATTCATATCCATAAGAGACAAGAAACTTTTTTTAAGTAGTGGGTATGAATGAAATAAAATATAAACTGAAAAAACCATTGTTAAAATAGAATCAATATAGTAAATTTTAAAAAAATAAATAAATATACCAGCAACAACGACAGCTACTGAAATCAAAGCATCACTTAACATATGTAAATATGCTGATTTTATATTTGCATCTTCGTCACCATTGTGATTATGAGGAGTGTGATCATGTGAAGCACAAGCAGATACTCCAATATTGTTTAAAATATAAGCACTAATACCATTAGCAATAACTGCAATAATACCAACAACTATCATATAAATAGGATCTATAATTTCAGGATTAAAAAATCTATCAATAGATTGATAAATCATTAAAGCCATTGTAATAAATAAGAATAAAGTATTTACAAAAGCAGCCATCATTTCGGCTTTTATGTAACCAAATGTTTTTTTGAATGTTGTAGTTTTCACGCCTAAAATTAAAGCTATATAAGTAATTATAACTGCTAGTACATCACCAGCATTATGTAAGGCATCAGCAATAAGTGCAAATGAGTTGGAGATATACCCAAATATTATTTCAGAAACTACTATTAGTAGATTAACAATGATTATGAGTAGAATTTTCTTTTCTTTTGACATTTTTATCCCTTACTTTATTTATATGTATCATCTTAAAAAGGATTATAGCTAAATGTGACTTAATGAAGAATAGTCTTTAGCAGCAGTTGATTTAAACTTTACCCAATCAAATGCAACTAATAGAATTAAGCAATTAGAAAAGAGTTTAGGTTACCTCCTTTTTCATAGAGTGCCATCTGGTGTAATTTTGACAAAAGAGGGAGAAAAACTCTATCCTATGGCTGTTGAGATTATAAAAAAAGTTGAAATAGCACAATATAAAATGCAAAATATAACTCATCAAGAAACACTTCGTATTGGCTCTGGTCAAGCAAATGTTGCATTAAGATTATTACCATTTATAAATAAACTAAATAATAAATATCCAAATATGCAATTAGAACTCTATGCAGATGCTAATCCTCAAATATTAGAAAAACTATTGGACTATAAACTTGATATTGCATTTCTTACAGGTGCTCCTACTCATAAAGATTTAATGATTTTAAATAGTTTTGATGATGATTTGTATATGGTAGAACCCAAAAAAGAAGAATATAATAATTGTTTATTTGGATATAAAAAAGATAGCACTCATTATAAATTTTTAGTTGAATATGAAAAAAATAGAGGTAATGAAAATTTTAAAACAATTTTTATTGAAAACTATGAAGTAATGCTTGGTTGTGTGAAAAATGGAATGGGGAAAGCATATCTATCAAAAAGAATTATTGATAAATATGGCTATTCAAATAATTTAATTCTTACAAAACTTCCAAATGGAATGACCCCGAAAGTGTAGACAGTTTTTTAATCAGTTAACACCTAATGTTTGTAAGACTTTCATTGTATCTTTTCTCAAATTCATTTGGACTTATAAAACCTAAATAACTATGCCTTCTTTTTGAATTGTAAAACATCTCTATATACTCAAATGTTTTATCTTTTGCCTCTTGTCTTGTTCTAAATATATTTTTCCTAACTAATTCTCTTTTAAATGTCTTAAAAAAACTTTCTGCTACTGCATTATCATAACAATTACCTCTTCGACTCATACTTGGAGTTATCTTGTGATATTTTAAAAATGTTTTATAACCATAAGAACTATATTGACTTCCTTGATCTGAATGTAATATTACTCCTGTATCAGGAATTCTATAAGTTGCTTTATTTAAAGCATTTAAAAGTAGTTGTGTGGTTTGTCGATGAGAAGTTTCCCATCCTATAATCTTTCTTGAAAATAGATCTAAGACTATTGCTAAATATAACCATCCTTCATGAGTTCTAATATAAGTTATATCACTAACCCATGATTCATTTGGAGTATTTGTTATAAAACATTGTTTTAAGTGGTTTGGGTGGGCGTTATGAATGGAACCAGCTTTATATTTAGGTTTTCTTCTATAGTTACCAATTCCACATATTTTAGCCTCTTTCATGAGTCTTGCAACTCTTTTTTTATTCACATGAATATTTAAAGCTTTTAAGTCTTTATGTATATTTCTATATCCATATATTCCATTTGATTCTTTATATGCTTTTTTTATTTCAAGAAGTAGTTTTTCATTTTCTAACTGTAAATTTGATATTGGTTGTTTTAACCATTTATAATACCCACTTGGATGAACTTTTAATACAGAACACATTCTTCTTATATTGAAGTGTGTTCTATATTCTTTAATAAACGCGTACTTTAATTTGGGTTGCTTGCAAAGTACGCTGCGGCCTTTTTTAGTATATCTCTTTCTTCTGTTACCCTTTTTAGCTCTTTTTGTAATCTTTTAATTTCGTCTTGTGCTTCTTGGGAAACTTTTGCTTCAAATTCTGCTTGTGGTGATTTATATTTTCTTATCCAATTTCTAAGTGAGTCAGGGTGCATGCCTAATCTTTTAGCTGTTTCAATAACTCCATAACCATTTTCTACAACTTGTTTTACTGCATCTCTTCTAAATTCATCACTATAATCTCTTCTTGCCATTTTTTAATTCCTTTAACGATTAAACAATTTTCTCCAAATTGTTTTGTTAATTAACTGAATTAAATGGTGTCTACTTTATAGGGGTCATTCCAAAATGAGTTAAAGACATTCTTGATTTGTAGAAAAGATTATATACCAATAATAAATGAATATTTGAAGAGAGTTAAACTACATTAATTAAAATATAATAAATAATTTGGGTCATATGAACTTCCTATCATTCCTTTTTGAGTAGGAACTTAGAATATTAAGACTTTATAGGACATAAGTTCTTAATAATCTTTTTCTAAACCTCTTATATTTGGAACACGAAGTACTCAAGCGAGTTTTCCGTGTTCCACAAAATGTTCAAAAAGTAAAATTGAGAGACTCTCACAAATCCTTAGGATTTTTTGAACAACAAAATTGACTTGTTTAAATCATAAATTTAAAGACTTATCTAATCTTCCTTCAAAAAATATAGCCAATTGGGAAATAGTTAGTGACCAATTTCTCATAGGCATAGTCCATTTTTTACTTGCATTTTGAATACCCATATAAAGAAGTTTCAATAGAGAATTTTCATTTGGAAATGCACCTTTAGTTTTAGTAAGCTTTCTAAATTGTCTATGAACAGATTCAATGATATTTGTAGTATAAATAATCCTTCTAATATCTTCAGGATATTTAAAATAAGCAGATAGATTCTCCCACTTATTTTTCCAAGATTGAATCACAATAGGATATTTTTTGCCCCATTTGGATTCAAGGTTATCAAGTTCTATTTCAGCAGCCTCTTTTGAAATAGCTTGATAAATAAGCTTTAAATCTTTCATAAACTCCTTTTGATTTTTAGAAGCAACATATCTTATGGAGTTTCTTATTTGATGAACTATACATAGTTGAATTTCAGTATGTGGAAATATAGCCTTTATAGCTTCAGGAAATCCTTTTAAACCATCAACTGAAGCTATTAGTATATCTTGTACTCCTCTATTGTTTAAATCTGTTAAAACCTGCAACCAAAAATTAGCTCCTTCATTTTCAGACAGATATAATCCTAAAATCTCTTTTTTACCATTTAATCCAACACCAAGGATAGTATAGACTGCTTTAGATATATACCTACCATTCTCTTTTATTTTATAATGAATAGCATCAAGCCAAACAAAAGGATATATTGCTTCTAATGGTCTTTGTTGCCATTCTTTTAAAAGGGGTATAACTTTATCTGTAATAGAGCTTATTGTAGCTTTAGAGAACTCTAATCCATACATCTCTTGAATATGTTCAGATATTTGAGAGTAACTATTCCCTAAAGCATATAAAGATAAAATCTTCTGTTCTATATGGTCTGAGATATGAGTTTGATGTTTTTTAACTATTTGAGGTTCATAAGAACCATTTCTATCTCTTGGAACATCAAGCTCAAATTCACCAACACTACTTTTCATAGTTTTAGAAGATTTACCATTTTTTCTATTTTTATTTATCTCTGTTGTAAGATGAGATTCAAGTTCTGCTTGAAGTGCAGCTTCTGTAAGTTGTTTAATAAGTGGAGCTAAAACTCCATCTTTACCATCTATTTTTGCACCTGCTTTTATTTGTTCAAGTGCATCTGTTAAATCAAGTGTTTGATTCATTGTTCAATCCTTTAGAATTATAAATTCTATCAGACTGACACAAAATTTCTAACACTCCCTATCTTTCCTGAGATTTTCTTAGCATCTCTAATCCCTCTTGGCTTATCATTGTAACTTCCCATTTAGGTGAGAAAACAAATTTTACATTACAAGTTGTAACCTCATCAACACTTTGAACTCTTTCACATATCAAATCTGTAAAAGATTTTGTACTAGCACATCTTGAGTTTATAACTGTCATTTCAATATTTACATTTATAATTTCATCTAGCTTTTCTAAATTTATATCATAAATTAGTCCTAAATCATAAATATTTATAGGTAATTCAGAGTCTTTTATAGTTTTTAACTTTTCAATCACTTCATTTATAATTTCATCTTTATCCATACAAATATCCTATTAAGATTGATTTTATTCACCTAAATCTATATTAATGCCCTCTTTTAAAAGTTCATCTTGTCTAACTCTTAAATAGTCTAAGTATGTATTTGGATATTGGACATAAAACTTACCACTTACATATCTTAAAATTTCTTTGAAATGAAATGGATATAACAATGCATCAACTGTAGAAATTAGTTTTTTATTATCAAATAGTAAAACACCTGGTCTATAATCTAAATTAATAGATTCTGCCCACTTTTTTGGTGTAGTTTTTTCTCCGTTAGGATTAATAATCTCTTTTGTAGATTTCGCATCAAGTCTCACAACTGTAAATTTTGATAATTCTTCTTTTACTAAAGCATCTTTTAAAACTCTATTGTGAAAATAATCACATTGAGTACAAGAGCCATCTTCAAAAATCACTGCTAAGGGAGAGTTTACCTTTGATAAATCTTTAATTTCTTTAAATGAATCATTCTCTTTGAAACTATATAAACTATCTTTTGTAATTTTATTTGCATATTCAGTTAGTGTCATATTTTCATAATGTTTACCTTGAACATACTCTAAAATATATTTAAAGTTTATAGGACTTCTATAACCATTTACTCTTACTACAACTTCTTTATCATAATTGAAAAATAAAATTGTAGGACTATATTGAATTTTTAATTTTTCTGCTAACTCTTTTTCAGTTAAAGTAGTCTCTTCATCCCAAACAATTTCTCTACTTCCTTTTACATTTATGTCAATAACATCAAAATATTTTTTAATAAAATCACTCGTTTTATTTTTTTCAATAAAATTTTCATTTAACATTTTCGTACAATATGGACAACCATCTAAATCCATAAATAACATGATATGTTTATTATTCTCTTGTGCTTCTTCAACATCTTCAGCCATATCTAAAAAACTCTCTTTAAACCATTCAGGAGTCTCATGCATCTCTCCACCAATAATCTTACCTTGTTGTGCGAAAAGATTTAAACTAAAAAAACTTAAAAGCATTATCAGCATAATATTTTTTAATGTTCTATTCATAACTATTCCTTATCTATTTTTATTATTATTCTATTATAAAATTTTAATTTTACTCTTTTTATAGTTTTTTTATTAATTTATTTTTTTTAACTGATACTTTATTTTACACTTTAAGGCTCTTGTTTATTTATTTTTTATAGAGCCACTTGCAGATTATAAAAAACAACCCGTAATTTAAGCTGATTTAAATTTTAAAAAGTTGAATCAAACTTCAGATAAGTTATAATTTTTTACTACAAAAATTTAACAGAAGAGCGATTCAACTTATGGAAATTATTCTACCAAAAATATCTTCAAGTCTATCTAAAATGTGGACTAAGGTTTTAAATCTTGAAAATTCACTTTTTCCTTCTTTGAAAAGAGAGCTTCAATTAGAAGAGTTGTCAAATAAAGAGCAAAAGCTTATTAAGATATTAGACTTTGCTGCGATTGAAAAAAATATCACTGTCGTATCTATTACAAACACTCCAAAGCATAGAGAAGAGATTGCACGAGCATTTATTGCAAAGAGTGTTTACAATATCCAAACAACCAGAGACCTTATCGATAGACTTCATAGTGATAGAACGCTGAGGATCTTGTGTGGGTGGAGATATAAAAACGATATTCCAAGTGAGTCTAAATTTAGTAGAGTCTTTAAGGAGCTCAGTGAGCTTAAAATTGCACAAAAGACGCATGAGCAGTTTGTGAAGGAGTATCTAAGGGATACACTCTTTTTTTATAATGCAAGTGATGCAACAAAAATACCACTGAGAGAAAAACCTGTAAAAGTTGAAAAAGAAAAGTTTAAACCAAAAAGAAGAGGACGACCTAAAAAAGGTGAAACAAGAGAGCCTAAAACACCCAGTATCTTGCAGCAACAAGAAGATATGAAAACCACAAAGCAGATGCTATCTTTGGTATCAACGCAGTGTGGAGTTGGAAGAAAACAGAATTCCAAAGGCAACTTTGAAACATGGATAGGAGGGAAACTCCATATCAGTGTAGTAGATGGAGATATCCCTATTACTGCTATTTATTCAGGGGCAAATGTTCATGATAGCTCAGTAGCACTTCCTCTTATAAACGAGACAAGCAAAAAAGTATCATATCTTTATGACTTACAAGATGCAGGATACGACAGCAATATTATCAGAGATTTTTCCAAAAAACTAAATCATAGACCGCTTATTGATATCAATCCGAAGAACTCCAAAGAGTTAAAAGGAAAAATTCAACTTATAAAAGATGAAAAAAAGAAATTTAAAATTCTAAACCTTACTCAAAGTTTAGATACCCATCACTATAACCAAAGAAGTATGGTTGAGAGAGTCAATAAATACCTCAAAGAAGACTTTGGATGCAGTAATATTTATTATAAAGGAGCTACAAAAGTAGCTTCTGTTTTAGCATTTGGTATTTTATCAGTTTGTATTCATCAGAGTTTGAAACTGGTAACATAACTTTTAGCTAAAAACACTAAAAATTAGCCATTTTTAAAACTCAACCATCAAGCACGCACCCAATAATAGTTTTTTATCTAAAATTGACCCATAAAGCGGTAAAATGATTAAAAGTTTAAAAGATCTGCTTGATAAGCTTAGTAGGTTTACAAATTCACTAGTTTATGATGGTGGAATTTGCAAGCGGCTCTATAAAATAAAATTAATTTTAATTATTTATTTCTTTCAAAGGTTAGTTTATGAATATATATTTATATGCAAAAAGTGGACATACAATTGGATTAGATGCAACAAAAAGATGTGCTGTTATTGCAAATATTTTTAAAGATTACGATCCTATATTATGTACAAGCGATTTCAGAGCGGGTGCATTTGCAAAAGATTTATTAGGTGTAAGAAAATATGTAAACATCGATGTAATTAGGAATTTACCCAATATTATGAATAGAAAAGATATCTTAATTTTTGATACTCCTGAAGTAAATGAAGAAATGAGAAAGGATATGGAAGATTTTTGTTCTTTAGTTTATGATTTAAATGATGATACTAGTCAAATTATAGTTGATAAAAACTTATATTCAAAAGTTGAAACAGCAAAATTAGATAAAACAATATTTTATGGGGATGATGACTATCTCAATGAGTTTTTGAATATGGTTAAAAATTCTGGTACATATAAGATAAATCTATTAATGGGTCACTACTTTTTTCTTGGAAATGAAAAACTATTTGCTGAACACTTTGATAATGTTATAGAGGAAGAAGAATATGTAGATACTATACAAAATAGTAAATACCTTTTAACAGGTTCAATTCAAGCTGCATTAGAATCTATAAGTTGTGGTAATTATCCAGTTTTATTAAAAAGAACAGATAAACTATATAATGAAAAATTAATAACTGACTTAAATATTCCTGTGATATTATCAAATGACTTAAATGAAATAATAGTAAGATTCGAAGAAATAATATCGAACTATCCCAATATTGTAAATTTTGCTCTTACAAATACTAAAAATATGTTTAGAGAAGTAAGTAAAAAGATCGAAACTTTCAATAAATTATTGAATAACTAATCATAATTACATTATTATAAGTGCTAGTTATATTTATTTATGCTAATTATAAGGTAATTTAATATAAAATTTCAATAGAAACTCTATTAAAGGGCTTATAATGAGCGAGAAAAACGAATATCTAAGCAAAACACCTTTTAGAATTAAAAGATACTATGTTTATGCACTAATCACGATTATGGTTATGATTACTCCATTTATAAAAATCAATGGAAATCATATATTTTTATTGTCATTTGATAAAAAGCAATTACATCTATTTGGTACAGCATTTGATATGCAAGAGTTGTATATGATGCCATTCTTATTAATGTTACTATTTTTAGGAATTTTTGCTGTTACTTCTTTAGGTGGAAGAGCATGGTGTGGATGGTCATGTCCTCAGACAATTTTCAGAGTTATTTACAGGGATTTTATTGAAGGTAAACTTTTAGGTCTTAGAAGAATTAAAAATAAGCAAAAAGAACCTGATTGGTCAAAAGCTTCTAACAAATCAAAAAAAGTAATTGGTATTATAATTTGGTCAGTATTAGCTTTACTTGCGGCATCTAACTTTATGTGGTATTTTGTTCCACCTGAAGATTTCTTTGCTTATTTACAAGATCCATTTGAGCATACTTTTTTAATTGGATTTGTTTTAATAGTTGCTGCATTTTTAGTATATGATGTAGTTTTCTTACAAGAGAACTTCTGTGTATATATTTGTCCTTACTCAAGAGTGCAATCAGTTCTTTATGATAATGACACTTTACAAGCTATTTATTCTAATAATAGAGGTGGACAAATCTATAATGAAAATAAAGAAAAAATGATTTTCAAAGCAAAAGATTTACCAGACCCTACAAATGAATGTACTACTTGTGAAGCCTGTGTTACAGTTTGTCCAACACATATTGATATTAGGAAAGGTTTACAATTAGAGTGTATTAACTGTCTAGAGTGTGTTGATGCATGTACTACTGTTATGGGGAAATTAGGTAAACCTTCACTTGTTCAATGGTCAAGTACAAATGAAATAGTTCATAATAAACCAACAAAAATGTTAAGAAAATCTACAATTATGTACTCAATTGCGTTACTAGTAGTTGTAGGCTTACTATTTGTTATGGGTGGAGAAAAAGAGTATATGTTATTAAATGTTAATAAAACTACTCAATTGTATAAAGTAAAAGAGAATAATGTAGTTTCAAATAACTTTGTATTACTTTTCCAAAACACTGAATCAAAGCCTTTAACATATAATTTAGAAATAATAGATAATCCAGATGTAAAAATTAAAAGATTTAAACCATTTACATTGAGTCCAGGTAAAATGGCTAAAAAAGTTGTAATACTTGAAACTGATAAAATTTTAGTAAAAGACAATACAAAAGATACACCTATTACTATTACATTAAAAGCTTATGCAACAGAAGAACCTCAAAGGGTAAGTGTTACTAGAAAAGCAGTATTTATTTATCCAAGAGCTGATAAATTAAAATAAAAACTAAGTAGGATATATTTTCCTACTTAGCCTACAAACCTTCTTAATTAACTTACTTATCAACAAAACTTAGATAAAATCGCGAAATATATTTACAACTTATACAACTATAATTTTTTGGAGAACTACTAATGACAAAATTCATTTTCGTAACGGGTGGAGTTTTAAGCTCACTTGGAAAAGGTATTACATCAGCATCTATTGCAACAATTTTAAAACAATCAGGTTTTAACGTAAGTATGTTAAAAATCGACCCTTACTTAAATGTAGACCCAGGTACTATGAGTCCATTAGAACATGGTGAAGTTTTTGTTACAGCTGATGGTGCAGAAACTGACCTTGACTTAGGAAACTATGAAAGATTTATCGATAAAGAGCTTTCAAGTAAAAACTCATTTACAACAGGGCAAGTTTACCAAAGTGTTATTAAAAGAGAAAGAGAAGGTGGATACCTAGGTAAAACTATTCAAGTAATCCCACACGTTGTTGATGAAATTAAAGAAAGAATTTACGCAGCAGCTGAAGATAATGACTTTTTAATTATCGAACTTGGTGGAACAGTTGGAGATATCGAGGGACTTCCATTTATGGAAGCTATTAGAGCAATTAGACATGAATTAAACAAAAGAAATACTATGAATATTCATGTAAGTTTAATCCCATTTATTAAAGCAGCAGGGGAGCTTAAAACAAAACCAACTCAACAC
This genomic interval carries:
- a CDS encoding NifB/NifX family molybdenum-iron cluster-binding protein, which codes for MITFPVKTNKENAAVSPLFGKAKYFAFYDGENLTIEENTFKHGAPLIDWFLNKGVNDIVIKEMGINPYKKIKATSMNIYHAGDDRVTTNELIEKYKNNELVVLDEEKMKLIIKKHESSHTHGHSHNH
- a CDS encoding peroxiredoxin, with the protein product MACDTGAKPIETKEVSTNEENINIEKKEEKMSSSLVLRKAPEFKMEAYDSKTGHYTEVNSEDFKGKWHVVCFYPADFTFVCPTEIAAMNAKYDEFQELGVEITAVSTDTKFSHKRFVETEPLLAGLKLTIGADTTGVVSRAFGVMIEEEGVALRGRFLINPEGTVVAQEVQAPMVGRNVNEFLRQVRAWQHAEKTGEVCPAGWVPGKKTLPVNTDVEQMTGRVGDYITVEEIMS
- a CDS encoding cation diffusion facilitator family transporter; translation: MSKEKKILLIIIVNLLIVVSEIIFGYISNSFALIADALHNAGDVLAVIITYIALILGVKTTTFKKTFGYIKAEMMAAFVNTLFLFITMALMIYQSIDRFFNPEIIDPIYMIVVGIIAVIANGISAYILNNIGVSACASHDHTPHNHNGDEDANIKSAYLHMLSDALISVAVVVAGIFIYFFKIYYIDSILTMVFSVYILFHSYPLLKKSFLSLMDMNTSDISEHELEKIIKKDTRIVEYHDLHISNPSSKYSFISFHIVLDDDSITLQEIESITNKMKIDLKINGFNHILIQADSIMNIQNKTNCVI
- a CDS encoding LysR family transcriptional regulator substrate-binding protein, coding for MQNITHQETLRIGSGQANVALRLLPFINKLNNKYPNMQLELYADANPQILEKLLDYKLDIAFLTGAPTHKDLMILNSFDDDLYMVEPKKEEYNNCLFGYKKDSTHYKFLVEYEKNRGNENFKTIFIENYEVMLGCVKNGMGKAYLSKRIIDKYGYSNNLILTKLPNGMTPKV
- a CDS encoding IS3 family transposase (programmed frameshift) is translated as MARRDYSDEFRRDAVKQVVENGYGVIETAKRLGMHPDSLRNWIRKYKSPQAEFEAKVSQEAQDEIKRLQKELKRVTEERDIPKKGRSVLCKQPKLKYAFIKEYRTHFNIRRMCSVLKVHPSGYYKWLKQPISNLQLENEKLLLEIKKAYKESNGIYGYRNIHKDLKALNIHVNKKRVARLMKEAKICGIGNYRRKPKYKAGSIHNAHPNHLKQCFITNTPNESWVSDITYIRTHEGWLYLAIVLDLFSRKIIGWETSHRQTTQLLLNALNKATYRIPDTGVILHSDQGSQYSSYGYKTFLKYHKITPSMSRRGNCYDNAVAESFFKTFKRELVRKNIFRTRQEAKDKTFEYIEMFYNSKRRHSYLGFISPNEFEKRYNESLTNIRC
- a CDS encoding IS256 family transposase, producing the protein MNQTLDLTDALEQIKAGAKIDGKDGVLAPLIKQLTEAALQAELESHLTTEINKNRKNGKSSKTMKSSVGEFELDVPRDRNGSYEPQIVKKHQTHISDHIEQKILSLYALGNSYSQISEHIQEMYGLEFSKATISSITDKVIPLLKEWQQRPLEAIYPFVWLDAIHYKIKENGRYISKAVYTILGVGLNGKKEILGLYLSENEGANFWLQVLTDLNNRGVQDILIASVDGLKGFPEAIKAIFPHTEIQLCIVHQIRNSIRYVASKNQKEFMKDLKLIYQAISKEAAEIELDNLESKWGKKYPIVIQSWKNKWENLSAYFKYPEDIRRIIYTTNIIESVHRQFRKLTKTKGAFPNENSLLKLLYMGIQNASKKWTMPMRNWSLTISQLAIFFEGRLDKSLNL
- a CDS encoding metal-sulfur cluster assembly factor, with the translated sequence MDKDEIINEVIEKLKTIKDSELPINIYDLGLIYDINLEKLDEIINVNIEMTVINSRCASTKSFTDLICERVQSVDEVTTCNVKFVFSPKWEVTMISQEGLEMLRKSQER
- a CDS encoding thioredoxin family protein codes for the protein MNRTLKNIMLIMLLSFFSLNLFAQQGKIIGGEMHETPEWFKESFLDMAEDVEEAQENNKHIMLFMDLDGCPYCTKMLNENFIEKNKTSDFIKKYFDVIDINVKGSREIVWDEETTLTEKELAEKLKIQYSPTILFFNYDKEVVVRVNGYRSPINFKYILEYVQGKHYENMTLTEYANKITKDSLYSFKENDSFKEIKDLSKVNSPLAVIFEDGSCTQCDYFHNRVLKDALVKEELSKFTVVRLDAKSTKEIINPNGEKTTPKKWAESINLDYRPGVLLFDNKKLISTVDALLYPFHFKEILRYVSGKFYVQYPNTYLDYLRVRQDELLKEGINIDLGE
- a CDS encoding transposase, which gives rise to MEIILPKISSSLSKMWTKVLNLENSLFPSLKRELQLEELSNKEQKLIKILDFAAIEKNITVVSITNTPKHREEIARAFIAKSVYNIQTTRDLIDRLHSDRTLRILCGWRYKNDIPSESKFSRVFKELSELKIAQKTHEQFVKEYLRDTLFFYNASDATKIPLREKPVKVEKEKFKPKRRGRPKKGETREPKTPSILQQQEDMKTTKQMLSLVSTQCGVGRKQNSKGNFETWIGGKLHISVVDGDIPITAIYSGANVHDSSVALPLINETSKKVSYLYDLQDAGYDSNIIRDFSKKLNHRPLIDINPKNSKELKGKIQLIKDEKKKFKILNLTQSLDTHHYNQRSMVERVNKYLKEDFGCSNIYYKGATKVASVLAFGILSVCIHQSLKLVT